The Gammaproteobacteria bacterium region CCTTTTTCAATAGGTATTCTTTCTGATAGGATCCTGCGTCCAGGGAGTTACCGGTTTTTATGTTTCTCCCTGAATCAGTTATCATAAAAATAATGTAGCAGCTGCAGCGTGAATTGTAAGTGCAACAGATCAATATCAATATACAGCCGTTAACAACTACAGCAGTTAATGACTACAGCGGTTTTACCGTTATCTTCTTTGTGAACAATTCCACGGATTGAGCCTATGTCTGAATTCTCCGGCGAAAAGAAAGACGCTGACGGTGAACCACCTAAGCGTGTTGAAAGCGTGAAAAAGCCTGAACGAGCCGAAAGTACCAAGGGGGCGCATTCCCGGTGTCGGAATCAACTCAAATTGTGGCAACAGACGCTACCACAGTGCATGTTGCGGGATCGATACCCTTTGGCCAGGCGTATTCAACGGTTTGATTGTTCCAAAATCCGACCGGAGTTGTTGCAGCGGTTGGAGCGAGACATCAATGCTTCTCAACAAATGCTGCAACAACGTCGCACCGGCTTGCCCAAACCGAACTATGCCGAAGAACTGCCCATAAATGCAAAAAGAGAACTGATCAAGAGCGCCATAGAACGGAATCAGGTGGTCATCGTCGCCGGTGAAACCGGTTCCGGTAAGACCACCCAAATCCCCAAATACTGTCTGGAGTTAGGGCGTGGTACCGCTGCACTTATCGGACATACCCAACCCCGGCGCATTGCTGCTCGAACGGTGGCTGCGCGCATCGCAGCGGAACTCAACTCGGAAATCAGTCACTATGTCGGGTTTAAAGTACGGTTTTCGGACCATGTATCTGAGTCAACCTACGTTAAACTGATGACAGACGGGATTTTGTTGGCGGAAATACAAAATGATCGATATTTGAATAGCTACGATACCATTATCATTGATGAAGCCCATGAACGCAGTTTAAACATTGATTTTCTATTGGGCTATCTCAAGCTCATTCTACCTAAGCGTCCGGATTTAAAAGTTATCATCACCTCAGCCACTATCGACACGGATCGATTTTCCCGGTTTTATCACGATGCTCCTGTGATCGAGGTCAGTGGTCGTACTTACCCGGTGGACGTGCTCTACCGCCCCCTGGTGAGCCTGGATGCGGAAAAAGAGCCCCAGGAAAAAGATCAATACCAAGGTATCCTTGATGCGGTCGATGAACTTAGCAGTACTTATGGCTCAGGCCATACCCTGGTGTTTCTCAGCGGTGAACGGGAAATCCGGGACGCCGCGGAAGCCTTACGTAAACATCATCCGGCACATACGGAAATTCTGCCATTGTATTCCCGCTTGTCAGTCAGTGAGCAAAATCGGGTGTTTCAGCCGGGAAGTCGTCATCGCATTGTCTTGGCCACCAATGTGGCAGAAACCTCATTAACGGTGCCGGGTATAAAATATGTGGTAGACCCCGGTTATGCCCGTATTAGTCGCTACAGTTACCGAAGTAAGGTACAGCGCTTGCCCGTGGAACGGATTTCTCAGTCCAGTGCCAATCAACGCAAAGGGCGTTGCGGTCGCGTGATGGACGGTGTTTGTATCCGCCTGTACTCGGAAGAGGACTTTGCTCAACGTCCGGAATTTACCGAACCGGAAATTCGGCGTACCAATTTAGCTGCGGTAATTCTGCAAATGGAAAACCTCAAATTGGGAAAAGTGGATGAATTTCCTTTTATTGAGGGGCCGGATGGTCGTTTTATCAATGACGGTTACAAACTTTTGTGGGAACTGCAGGCCGTCGATGCCGCCAGAACAATTACGGAGTTGGGCCGTAAGCTGGTGCAGCTACCCATTGATCCCAAATTGGGACGCGTGTTATTAGCGGCAAAGTTCGAGCAGTGCCTGCGAGAGGTTTTGATCATCGTCAGCGCATTGAGTTGTCAGGATCCCAGAGATCGTCCGGCGGAAAAACAAAATGCTGCGGATCAGGCTCATGAAAGGTTTTACGATCCGGCTTCGGATTTTTTGTTCTATACCAATGTGTGGCAGGAGTTACAGGAGCAGAAACAACACTTATCCAACAATAAATTTCGCAAGTTTTGCCAGCAACACTATTTGTCTTATTTGCGGGTAAAGGAATGGCAGGACCTGCATCGACAATTGAAGCAAAATGTGACCCAAATGGGCTGGCGTTTGAATCAGGAGCCGGGAAACTATGCTCAGATACATCGTGCCATACTCAGCGGTTTCTTAGGTAGTGTAGGCATGAAATCGGAGACCTATGCTTACAGTGGTCAACGCAATATCACTTTTTATGTGCATCCGGCTTCGGCTTTAAGCAGAAAGACACCCAAATGGCTGATGGCAGCGGAGATTGTGGAAACCAGCAAACTATACGCTAGAAACGTTGCGAAAATTGAACCTCAGTGGCTGGAGTCAGTTGGCGGTCATTTATTAAAAAAGACTCATTCGGATATTCATTGGGAAAAAAACTCGGGACACGTGGTGGCCTTGGAGAGTGCCACACTGTACGGTTTGCCCATTTATTCCGCTAAGCGAATTAACTATAGCGCAATCGACGCTCATACTTGCCGCGAGTTGTTTATACGGCATGCATTGGTGCAAGGGGATTGGAATGCCAAATTCGATTTTATCCAACATAATACGGCTCTGATGGACGAAATAGAACAGGAAGAAGCCAAGATTCGCCGTCGTGATATATTGGTGGATAAAGCCGTTCTGGAAAGTTTTTTTGCTGAACGCATTCCCGAGTTTGTGAATAATGCGTCTAATTTCAAGAAATGGTACAAGCAATCTTCCGCGGCAAAAAACCAATCCTTGTTTTACACTCGTCAGTTGCTGATCCAGGAAAACTCGATTTTTGCACAACAGGACCAATTTCCCAAAACACTGCAAATAAACGCCCAGGTAAAATTGGAATTGCAGTATTGTTTTTCACCCGGTGATGAGAATGACGGCGTTACCGCGCTTATACCAGCTCCGGTACTGGACCAATTGAACCCGGTACCATTTGAGTGGTTGGTTCCCGGTTTGATAAAGGACAAAGTGGTACATCTGATCAAGGGTCTACCCAAGTCCTTGCGCAAATCGTTTGTGCCGGCACCGCAGTTTGCTGATGCTTGTTTGCAAGGTAAGGTGAATGCGGGAGAACCGTTGTTGTCTTATCTCAGCCGGGAATTGCTACGAATGACCGCTATTAAGATAGAGCAGGGTGACTGGCAAGCAGAGAAGTTACCACAGCAATACCTGATGAATTTTCAAGTGTTGGATAGACAAGGCCGCGAGTTGGCGCGGGGCAGAGATTTAAGCCAAATAAAATCCCGGTTATCCGATCACACTCAAGCCATCATCGATACCGTGGATCAATCCGCAAAGGAGCCGGAACAGGTGGTCACCTGGGATTTTGGTGATCTACCTAAGGAAACCTGCCTTCAGGTGCAAGGTAACGATGTCAGTGTATATCCTGCACTTGTGGATAGGGCCGACAGCGTCATTATAAAGAATTTCAGCGATGCATCACAGGCAAATGAGCAGCACCCTCAAGGGGTGTACCGTTTGTATTTGCTTGAAAACAGATCCTCCATGAAATACTTAAGTCGTAATATTCCCCGCTTGAGTCAATTGTGTATGCAATACGCAACTCTGGATTCCTGTGAGGCGTTGCGCAGCGATATTTGCCAGGCGATTGTAAAACATTTGTTGTTTGAGGATGGCAAGGATATAAGGACCAAAGAGCAGTTCAGGCGTCAGTCTCATTTTACCAACGAGGGTTTACAAGCCGGTGCCAACGAATTGGCTACGGTTTTGCAGCAGGCTTTGGATGCTCACCAACAAATCCGCACCCGGCTAGACTCGATCAAGGCACCACAACCATCAGTGGAGGATATGTCTGATCAGTTGGACTGGCTCATCTATACCGGTTTTGTTGTGGAAACACCTTATCGCTGGTTATTGCAACTACCTAGGTTTTTGCAGGGATTGACGCTGCGATTGGGTAAATTGCAGCAGAACCCGGATCACGATGGACAACGCTTAGAGACGTTTTTACCCTATTGGCACGATTTTGTGGAGTTATATAATCAACAGTACGAGCAGGGGGGGGTGAGTTCAGCGCTCATGGAGTATCGATGGGTCTTGGAGGAAATGAGGGTTTCTGTGTTTGCGCAACCGCTGAAAACTTCAATGCCTGTATCCTATAAACGTTTGGAGAGGATGTGGCAGGTTATATGTGCCTAGGGTTCACCTGGGCCGGTTCAGCCCAGGTTCAATATCATGATTTTATTTCCAAAGACTACCCAGTTCCTTGGCGTCTTTCTCCGAAATTTTCGCTTTGTCGGTTTTCTTTTTCACAATCGCGGTGGCAAACTGAGCGGTATTTTTGAGTACAATCTGCCAGTCGGAATCACCGCTGCGTTTGGATGCCGTGCATTTTAAATCGGTATTGATCAATTTATCCGCTTCGGTGTATTTGGCGGTGCCTTCCAGAATGATGTGAACCGCATCACGGTTAATGCTGCGCTCCAAAATGGAAGGAAACTCAACCGCGGGTTTGACCCGCAATTTGGGATTTTCACTTCGAAATCGGTCTACATATTGGTCAGAACACTGCTTGTCAGCTTGTTTGGTGAGATTGTTAATCTCCGCAACCGCATAGTGGCGTTCTTGTTTTTCGCTGGCCAAGGGTTCTTTCGTAAGTCTTATTCGTTCGGTTTTCTGCTTTGCATTACAGGGTTTGTCTGTAAAAGTGATTTTACCCGTTTTAGGGTTCACACACTTGACGATGTTACCGGCTAAGACGGGCGTGGATAAAGCCAGTAAAACGATTGTGGTAATTAAGTGATGGTTTTTCATGGCGGCTTTAAACGGTTGGTTTAACAAAGTTTGCACACAATTGTTGATGCTGCTCTAGCATCTATCGGCAGGTATTATAGAAGTTTTAGTGTTTTCCAGCTTAAACCTTTTACTGAGTGGTTTGCAAATTCTCCTGGGTTATATGGAAAAGGTTAATTATAACAAATACTTAAATGAAATTCCTTTAAGGTGCCATGAGTTTCGGAAAACTGTAGGGCTTGCCATTAAAACTGAGTTGATTGTTGCGTAATCGCGCCAAGGCCAAATACTTGTCCTGGTTACGCACCACAAAGCCATCGGCCACATAATCGTCCATAAATTCCTGGATTTCGTCGCCGCTGAAATCGCTTGCGGCGGCCACATATTTGTGAATTTCCTCGATTGGCATGGACAGATTGGCATCCAGAGTAACGGAGTTCAGCCACTGGTTGAAGTCGGTGTTGTTTAATGCCGGCAGCGCCAGGGTCAAATCACCGGTTATGGAGCCGCCCGGCATGGCGATGTTGAGATTGCTGATTCGCAGAGTAGCTTGTTCCGGTATTAACTCGTTCAGCACCGTTCTAAGTTGTTCGATGGTTTTATTACGGGTTTTCTTATCAGCTTGAGATTTTAGCTCCAGGAACAACGATACAATGTTGGGTATGGAACCTACCGCCTTGCTGTTAATCTTATCCAATTGCACTTCCATTGAGCCGGGGCCGATAACCAAAAAGCCGTTATTGAGTTCTCTAAATTCAATATGCTTTTTAATATTGACGCTTTTATTGTCCAGTATGGAAATGTAATACCCCCAAATATTATTGATGGTGAGTGCCGTGTTACCCAGTGTGATTCTGGCGCTGTCGCTGGAGTAAGACAGGTCTCCTTCGGTGAGAAGACTATCGCCGCTGGATAAGAAGTTAAAGCCCAAGCTGACATTATGAAACAAGGCGGATAGCCGAGTATCTTTCCACATAAGCGATGAGCTGGTTAAACCACCGGTGATTTGATTGTCTTCATGTAACAATAAAACATTGGCCACTAAATCATCGACACTGAACATGGGTTTACCATCTGTGCCGTTTAAAAACAGGGATTGACGCTCAACGCTGCTACGCGCGTAGTGACGGTCGGGCACGCCTGTGCGGATGTTGATGGAGTTGCCACCGTTTTGTGTGTAGTCCGGATGTTGCAGAGAGAAAATGGTATTTATCGTGGCGTATTCCAGTTTGGGTAACCAGGGTACATCCGGGTCAAGAACAATGGGCTTATGGGTGATGCGGTGTTGCATGGTTGCTGTGACCGGTTCAAAGGGCAGGTGGGTTTGTAGCTCACCGACGGAGTAAAACCAATGTTTTTCGTAGTGCTCGTTGAGTATTTTTATATTAAACGTATTGGTGACCAGTTGTTTTTGTTCCCGGTAGACAGATTCAATGACCTGTCCGATGTAGTAGGGGACAAACACTACCAACCCGGCCAGAAGCAAAACGAACAGCGGTAGCATTTTGCTTTTTTTCTGTTCACGAAAAACGTTTTTTTCTTTTTGACGAAACACAAGCTAACCGCTTTTAAAGTTGGGAACCGTTGATTAATCCTTGGATGAGCCGATATGGTAACAGATTTGATAAGCGCGAAGCGAAAAGCGTCGGCTTCCCTGTAGTTGCTCTTTCCCCATATCCCTTTGGGGAAAACGAAGGGAATACCCGACATATTTCCGAGTTTTTTAAAACTTCCGCTCCGTGCTCACGCTCCTTGCCAACATGGGCAAGGAAACAATAAGCGGTACTGTTAGCATAGATGCCATTCATTGTTAATCAGGTGGTCCTTAGTGAGTGCTGGCGTTGGTAATGATGGCGACAACAGCCCGGTGATTTTCCTGCAATGCGGTTTGTAGGGGGGTGACCCCCTTGCTGGTTTCCAGCTTGGAGTTGGCGCCGCTATTGAGCAGTGTGTGTACCACTTCCACGTGTCCTTTAATGGATGCGAGATGCAAAGCGGTAATCCCTTCCTTGGTTTGTTCATTGACATCAGCGCCTCGGTCCAGAATGGCGCTTACTGTTTTTGCCAGTCCGGCATTGGCCGCCAACATCAACGGGCTCATGTTGTACTTTAGATCACGGGCTTTTAAATCCACCTTGCCGTGTTGCAACATTACCAGAGTGGCTTTTTCATAACCTTTGAGGCAGGCCAGCATGAGCGCAGACATATGGTTCTGCTTATCTTTGAGATTTTGATCGGCACCTTGTTCCAGTAACAGTTGCAGTGCCATAGTGCGGTTTTTTGCTGCTGCATGCATCAAAGCGCTATAACCGCTCTTATCCGTATGATTGACATTGGGGTTGGCATTAAAAATCAACCGCATTAATGATTCTTCACCTTTATTGGCTGCGATCATTAGCGGTGTCCAACCGTTTTTATCAGGGGCATTAATGTCCGCACCGGCGGCTATCAGCGACTTTACGCTGGAAAGGTCGCCGTTTCGAACCGCCAGCAACAGGGCGCTGGTGCCGTCGGGAAGTTGCACATCGCCTTTGGCACCGTGTTGCAGCAATTCTCGAACCACTGTGGCATGGCCACCTTGAGCAGCCGCCAATAGCGCGTTCCAGCCGTCTTTGTTGCGTTCGTCCACAGAAATGTTGGCATTTAGGTACAAGGTCAACAAATTGGACTCACCCAAACGGGCCCGTTCGATAAAGCTGCTGGCACTGAATTCAAAACCCAGACTTTCGATTTCCGTACGGAATTCTGTCGGGTCTTTGGCGCATCCCCCCAGCACTGATAGTAATAGTGCGTAACTGAGTATTTTATAAACCATTTTTTTCACCACATCGGCATATTGGAACCGGGGCATGGGTTCCCTGTATTATGCCTGGAATAAAGCATTGCATAAAGAGAGTTGCAGGAGTATTTTGGGCAAATTCGCCTCATGAGGCACAAAATAGCTGCAATCCCGGTTAATTTATTGACCAGAGCGGCAAGTAACACCAACAAAAAACCAAGAACGCGACAATAACAACACAAAATTCGCGAATTAGAGGGGGGCGCTTATCACTACGCCGAACACATTGTATTGGTATGATCTGGAAACTTTCGGCATCGATCCTCGGGAGTATCGAATTGCCCAATTCGCCGGACTGCGAACCGACCTGGATCTTAACATTGTGGACGATCCTTTGGTCATGTATTGCCGTGCCTCGGATGACTGTTTACCTGACCCCAATTCCTGTCTCATCACCGGCATAACTCCGCAGAAGGCCAATGGCCTGGGGATGATAGAAAGCGAATTTATTGAACGCATAAATGAGCAATTTGCCAGACCCAACAGCTGCGTGGTGGGGTATAACAATATTCGCTTTGACGACGAGTTTGTACGCTATACCTTGTATCGCAATTTTCTCGATCCTTATGCTCGGGAGTGGCAAAACGGCAATTCGCGCTGGGATATTATCGATATGGTACGTTTGACCTGGGCCTTACGACCGGATGGGATAAATTGGCCCACGCACGACGATGGCAGTCCCAGTTTCAAGCTTGAGGATCTCACACGGGTTAACCACATTAAGCATGAAGCGGCTCATGATGCTATGTCGGATGTTTATGCCACCATTGCCATGGCTAGGCTGATACGAGATAAACAACCCCGATTGTTTGATTTTGTCTTTGCCAACCGATCCAAGCAAGCCCTGGGGAAGTTACTCAATACCGTGCAAGCGAAGCCGGTGGTTCATGTTTCCGCCATGTATTCCAGTTCACGCAAATGCACCGCTCTGGTTTTACCCTTGGTGCCCCATCCCGTCAACAAGAACGCCGTGGTGGTCTACGATCTGAGTGAAGACCCGGAGCCGTTGTTTCAGTTGAGCGCTGCTGAAATTAAGCAACGGCTCTACACACCCGCTTCGGAATTGGAAGCAGCGGGTTTGGCGCGCATTCCGCTGAAGTTGGTTCATATAAATAAGAGTCCTATTGTGGTACCTCTGTCGGTATTGGACGAAGCCGCAAGCCGGCGGGTGGGCCTGGATAAACAAAAGTGTGCACAAAATCGGGAACGCCTGTTGGCCGGTCAGGGCTTGTCATCGAAAATGCGGCACAAGTTACAGCAGGTGTACCGGGAAAATGGGTTTGCACCGGATGCCGATCCGGATCACGGTTTGTACAATGGTTTTTTCAATGATGCCGACAGGCGCAAAATGCAGAGCATCCGTCGCAGTACTCCGAAACAACTGGCGGAATTGGATTGCGTGTTTGATGACCGTCGCTTACCGGAGATGTTGTTTCGCTATCGCGCCAGAAATTTCTATGAAAGCCTAAACGAAGATGAAAAACAACAATGGCAGGAACACTGCTACGAAAAATTGACTCGAGCATCGGCAAACGCTATGACTGTTCTACGTTACCAAGAAATTTTGCGCGATTTACGCCGGCAACATCCCGGCAAGGCGGCCTTGCTGGATGAACTGCAAGCCTATGGCGAGTCGCTATTGCCCCAGCTTGAGCCGGCTTGATTCGAAACGGTTCAGCTTTCCGTGCCCCGGCCTGCCGAGGCGGGACCCGACGCCCCTGTTGGTAAAAAGAACATAACTATCCGATAACCGAACCGAAATTGTTCAAATAACCGATACGGCATCAAATCAAATGCTTCTCCAACCCCATCCTCTCCAACACCTCTGCGTTAGAGTGATTGGAAATCACCGCTACGCTGGCTGTTTGAGGATCAAAATAGGTTTGGCCCACTCGCTGTAGATCAGCGATGGTGACGTCCAGGATCTTGGAGCGATAGGCCTGACGTTGTTCCGCAGTGCGACCAAATAAGAGATTGGTAAAGGCATCCTTGGCTTCACCGGCTGGGGAGCTGGGTTTGTCGATTCCACTGATAACCCCCAAAATGGCCTCTTCCAGGGGTTGCTGTTGATGTTTTTCCTTGAGTAGCCATTCGATGGAACGATCGAAATCGTCCAAGGTTTCCTCGAGTCGCGGGTCTCGATAAGAGTAAAATCTAAACGCTGCGTTCTCCGCAAGAAAACTCGCACCACCGCCATAGGCACCGCCTTGTTCGCGAATGGAGCGATGTAAATAGCCGTTACGCAGAAAACCGGCCAGTACTGCCAGAGCCGGTGCGTCAGCATGACTCATGGTGACGGTTTTATAGGCTTTGGCACAAAAACTCACGGGAGCATTGGTGAGCCAGGCTTGCTTTACTTTTTCTTCTACAGGTGCCAGTTGCAACAGACTGCCCTGCTTGTGGCCATAGCGTATTGCATCGTCTTGCCACAAAGCGTTTAAGGTTTTGAGCATGGTGGCTTCCTGTTCGGTTTCTCCCACCAGCAGGAATTGCAGGGAACTGGATTTAATGCGTTGATGCAGTGCTTCCAGTTTGGCAGCAAAGGCTTGCAAGGCGTTGTCTTGTTTCAAGCTTTCGTCCAAAGATTTGATGTGCTGTATTGATGCCACACCACTGAGGCGATGCTTAAGGGCTGAGGCCGCGCACAGGCCACTGGTGGCGGCTGACATAGCCAAACCGTGCCCGTTACGCATAACCCCCTGTTCGCGGCTGGCCCGTAGTTGGGAAATGAGTTCACGGACTCTACCCAGTTCGTCAAAACGGGCGTTTTCCAGTGTGTCATAAAGCAACTGGGAAAAGGCAGGATTGTTACTGCTTAAAGCTTTACCGGAAACAAAAAAATAACCGGAGGTTTCCTGTACGTTATCCACATGGCTTCTAATGTTGCTGAAAGCACTGATGCCCCCGGAGACTCGTGCCTGCAAGGCCTGGGTTTGTAAATAATCCATATCGCCACAACCCAATTCCGTAAGGCAATAACTGTAATAGGGCAGTATTTCCAACAGTTCTTCATCCAGATTGGGAAGAGGAATAACGGCTTGTTGGTACACCAAGCCATTGGTGGGTTGAGGGTAATAGTGAACCGGAAAGGGCAAGTCGGCCACTTGGCTGCCCTGGGCAATGTGCATGCTGGCGGGGATATCACTCAGCTCTACCTTGGGTAATATGTCTGCATCTTCCGTTTGTGCCTGGCGCGCCAGCAAGTCCTGGGTTTGTTGCAGGATTTTTTTCACATGGGTCTCACTCAAAGAGGACTTGAGCTGCGCTAATTTGTTTCGTTCCTCTTGCTGAGCCCGCTCATCGTGTTTGGGATCGGGGATCATGCTGAGTCGAACCCGATGCGGGTTGTTCAGCAGCATATCTTTGACTAGATTTTGAGCATAATTGGCTTGTTTAATATCCTGGTGCAACTGCTCCAGGACCGGGTCCAAGTTTAAGGACGCGACCGGGTCGCCATTATGGATGGCCGTTGGCAGGGCATCCAGAATGATTTGCAGCCCGTAAGGGTAGCTGCCGCCCGTGATTTCCCGCTGTTCCAGCTCTAATTGGTGTAACACCGACTCCAGTTGCTCTTGCGGTACGCCGTCCAGAGCCACTTGTTCCAAAACGTCCAAAATCATGGCTTCTATGGCAGCTGCATCCTCGGTTTTTGCTCCTTCCAGCCCACACATAAAGGTCATTTCCCGGTTGGAGTCTTCCACGCCACACAAGGGTGAGGGAGCCGAGCCCAGCGGACTGGTTTCCAAAGCTTTTAGCAGGGGGGAAGCGCTGTTATCCATCAATATTCCGGAGAGAATCTGGGCTTTGAGTTTGGATTTTAAGTCAATACTTTCTCCCAACAGCCAGCCTGTGACCACATGGGTTTTATTGGGTTGAGGGTCGTTATCATCCGCTTGATAGGTTTCTTCCACGGTAATGGGCGCGGAATAACGTTTTTCTAAAGGGACTTCTATGGTTTTGTCGGAACGCTGGAACTGGGACAGAACCCGGTCCTCAAAGCGTTGTTGCAGCTCCACCGCAGGAATGTCACCAAAGGTCAGAAACACGGCATTGGAAGGGTGGTAATGGGTCTGATAAAAGGCTTTCAGTTCTGCATAACTCAGATTGGGAATATCCGCTGGATCACCACCGCTGTTGTAATGGTAGGTTACGCTTGGGAACAAATGTTTGGTCAGGTTTTGCCACAATAGACTCACCGGGGAACCCATGGCGCCTTTCATTTCATTAAACACCACGCCTTTGTATACCAGATCGGATTGAGGGTTTTCCGGTTCTGCAAATTCTACGCGATGACCTTCCTGGGCAAAATCCAGTTCGTGCAGGTTTGAGAAAAACACCGCATCCAGGTAAACATCGAGTAAATTGTAATAATCCTTGCGATTTTGACTGGCGAAGGGGTAGGCGGTCCAATCGCTGCTGGTGAAAGCGTTCATGAAGGTGTTTAAAGAACGACGAATCATCATAAAAAAGGGATCGCGTACCGGGTAGTTCTTGCTACCGCATAATGCC contains the following coding sequences:
- the hrpA gene encoding ATP-dependent RNA helicase HrpA encodes the protein MSEFSGEKKDADGEPPKRVESVKKPERAESTKGAHSRCRNQLKLWQQTLPQCMLRDRYPLARRIQRFDCSKIRPELLQRLERDINASQQMLQQRRTGLPKPNYAEELPINAKRELIKSAIERNQVVIVAGETGSGKTTQIPKYCLELGRGTAALIGHTQPRRIAARTVAARIAAELNSEISHYVGFKVRFSDHVSESTYVKLMTDGILLAEIQNDRYLNSYDTIIIDEAHERSLNIDFLLGYLKLILPKRPDLKVIITSATIDTDRFSRFYHDAPVIEVSGRTYPVDVLYRPLVSLDAEKEPQEKDQYQGILDAVDELSSTYGSGHTLVFLSGEREIRDAAEALRKHHPAHTEILPLYSRLSVSEQNRVFQPGSRHRIVLATNVAETSLTVPGIKYVVDPGYARISRYSYRSKVQRLPVERISQSSANQRKGRCGRVMDGVCIRLYSEEDFAQRPEFTEPEIRRTNLAAVILQMENLKLGKVDEFPFIEGPDGRFINDGYKLLWELQAVDAARTITELGRKLVQLPIDPKLGRVLLAAKFEQCLREVLIIVSALSCQDPRDRPAEKQNAADQAHERFYDPASDFLFYTNVWQELQEQKQHLSNNKFRKFCQQHYLSYLRVKEWQDLHRQLKQNVTQMGWRLNQEPGNYAQIHRAILSGFLGSVGMKSETYAYSGQRNITFYVHPASALSRKTPKWLMAAEIVETSKLYARNVAKIEPQWLESVGGHLLKKTHSDIHWEKNSGHVVALESATLYGLPIYSAKRINYSAIDAHTCRELFIRHALVQGDWNAKFDFIQHNTALMDEIEQEEAKIRRRDILVDKAVLESFFAERIPEFVNNASNFKKWYKQSSAAKNQSLFYTRQLLIQENSIFAQQDQFPKTLQINAQVKLELQYCFSPGDENDGVTALIPAPVLDQLNPVPFEWLVPGLIKDKVVHLIKGLPKSLRKSFVPAPQFADACLQGKVNAGEPLLSYLSRELLRMTAIKIEQGDWQAEKLPQQYLMNFQVLDRQGRELARGRDLSQIKSRLSDHTQAIIDTVDQSAKEPEQVVTWDFGDLPKETCLQVQGNDVSVYPALVDRADSVIIKNFSDASQANEQHPQGVYRLYLLENRSSMKYLSRNIPRLSQLCMQYATLDSCEALRSDICQAIVKHLLFEDGKDIRTKEQFRRQSHFTNEGLQAGANELATVLQQALDAHQQIRTRLDSIKAPQPSVEDMSDQLDWLIYTGFVVETPYRWLLQLPRFLQGLTLRLGKLQQNPDHDGQRLETFLPYWHDFVELYNQQYEQGGVSSALMEYRWVLEEMRVSVFAQPLKTSMPVSYKRLERMWQVICA
- a CDS encoding DUF4124 domain-containing protein, with the translated sequence MQTLLNQPFKAAMKNHHLITTIVLLALSTPVLAGNIVKCVNPKTGKITFTDKPCNAKQKTERIRLTKEPLASEKQERHYAVAEINNLTKQADKQCSDQYVDRFRSENPKLRVKPAVEFPSILERSINRDAVHIILEGTAKYTEADKLINTDLKCTASKRSGDSDWQIVLKNTAQFATAIVKKKTDKAKISEKDAKELGSLWK
- a CDS encoding YdgA family protein translates to MFRQKEKNVFREQKKSKMLPLFVLLLAGLVVFVPYYIGQVIESVYREQKQLVTNTFNIKILNEHYEKHWFYSVGELQTHLPFEPVTATMQHRITHKPIVLDPDVPWLPKLEYATINTIFSLQHPDYTQNGGNSINIRTGVPDRHYARSSVERQSLFLNGTDGKPMFSVDDLVANVLLLHEDNQITGGLTSSSLMWKDTRLSALFHNVSLGFNFLSSGDSLLTEGDLSYSSDSARITLGNTALTINNIWGYYISILDNKSVNIKKHIEFRELNNGFLVIGPGSMEVQLDKINSKAVGSIPNIVSLFLELKSQADKKTRNKTIEQLRTVLNELIPEQATLRISNLNIAMPGGSITGDLTLALPALNNTDFNQWLNSVTLDANLSMPIEEIHKYVAAASDFSGDEIQEFMDDYVADGFVVRNQDKYLALARLRNNQLSFNGKPYSFPKLMAP
- a CDS encoding ankyrin repeat domain-containing protein, whose translation is MPRFQYADVVKKMVYKILSYALLLSVLGGCAKDPTEFRTEIESLGFEFSASSFIERARLGESNLLTLYLNANISVDERNKDGWNALLAAAQGGHATVVRELLQHGAKGDVQLPDGTSALLLAVRNGDLSSVKSLIAAGADINAPDKNGWTPLMIAANKGEESLMRLIFNANPNVNHTDKSGYSALMHAAAKNRTMALQLLLEQGADQNLKDKQNHMSALMLACLKGYEKATLVMLQHGKVDLKARDLKYNMSPLMLAANAGLAKTVSAILDRGADVNEQTKEGITALHLASIKGHVEVVHTLLNSGANSKLETSKGVTPLQTALQENHRAVVAIITNASTH
- the sbcB gene encoding exodeoxyribonuclease I is translated as MYWYDLETFGIDPREYRIAQFAGLRTDLDLNIVDDPLVMYCRASDDCLPDPNSCLITGITPQKANGLGMIESEFIERINEQFARPNSCVVGYNNIRFDDEFVRYTLYRNFLDPYAREWQNGNSRWDIIDMVRLTWALRPDGINWPTHDDGSPSFKLEDLTRVNHIKHEAAHDAMSDVYATIAMARLIRDKQPRLFDFVFANRSKQALGKLLNTVQAKPVVHVSAMYSSSRKCTALVLPLVPHPVNKNAVVVYDLSEDPEPLFQLSAAEIKQRLYTPASELEAAGLARIPLKLVHINKSPIVVPLSVLDEAASRRVGLDKQKCAQNRERLLAGQGLSSKMRHKLQQVYRENGFAPDADPDHGLYNGFFNDADRRKMQSIRRSTPKQLAELDCVFDDRRLPEMLFRYRARNFYESLNEDEKQQWQEHCYEKLTRASANAMTVLRYQEILRDLRRQHPGKAALLDELQAYGESLLPQLEPA